A window of Desulfuromonas soudanensis genomic DNA:
GCTGTCCCCGCGAATTGAATGAGGCAAAAACCATGACCGAAGGGATCGGAGAAGGTTATGCATTGAGACCCCCTCCATTCCACGCACTCGCTTTCCTGTCTCGCGCCGGCGCTAATCGCCTGCTTCGCCGACTCCCCGATGTCGTCGACAACAAAATCGAGATGCACCGGAGTCCAATGCCGAAAGTAATGGCGCACTGCACCGATGCAACGGCCCGGAACCGACCCGGGGGCGCTGGCGAGAAGATAAATTATCGAAGAGGCGCCCGTGAGCTCGGCCACATCTTCATCGAGGAGGCGGTGAAGTTTGAGACCCAGGGCCTCGCAATAAAATTTTATCGCCGGGGCGAGTTCCGGCACATCGATGTTCACCACCATGCGCATGGGGTCTGCCCCTTGGAAAAAGCCGTAACGCCGTTGCCGCCCCTTTCACCTCGGCGGGCACTGTATGCTCGATTCTACCCCGCCTGATCCTTTTTCTGCTGCCCGCCTGCGTTGCCTCTTTCCAGGTTCTCCCTGACTCTGAACCGAACAATTTCACTTATGAGAGCATAGGGTATCGGCTCATTCAGGGGGAATTTCACCGAGCCTTTTGCTCCTTTAAAGGCGGAGAGTTCCTTTTTGAATCTCTCAATCCCTGTCGGTGTCGGATAGAAACCGATGTGCTTCTTGAAGGCAGCAAAATGTACAAGACTGCCCCCCAGGGTGAATGTCGGAATGCGATAGGTGATTGTCTCCTTCGCCTCTGGCGCAGCCGTCTGGATCGTTATTCTTATCTTTTCAAGGATTTGTTGAACATCCTGCGGAAATGCGGAGATGTACTCGTCGATCGTCCTCGGTTCTGTGCAGTCAGTCTGCATGTCAGGTCCTTCGTCACTCTCCGAAAGTGGCCTCATTTGAAATCGAGGGGTCAATATTTCGCCGCTTCCTGCGCCCGCTGGTAGCTCTCGCTTGCGGCGCGGTAGTTCGGCACCAGTTCGTTGTAGAGCGCTCCCCATTGCGCGGCGTCCGGCCGGTTCCAGGTGCGCTGGAACTCGCCCATCACCACATTGGTGGTCACGGGGATGATCCCCGCCTGCGTGAGGCGTGCCAGGGTGGTTCGCGAGGCCATCTCGCTGGGGTCGCCCGAGGCGTCGATCACGGCGTAGACCTTGTAGCCGTCGGCCTTGGCCTGCAGCGCCGGGAAGGTCACGCAGACGCTGGTCCAGACGCCGGCCATGACGAGCGTCTTGCGCCCGGTGGCTTCCACGGCCTTGACAAAGTCGGCGTTATCCCAGGCGCTGACCTCTCCCTTGCGCGCCACATACTTGGCGCTCGGCGCGGCGGTCGCCAGTTCGGGCATGAGCGGGCCATTGGGACCGTTGGGTTCCGACGCGGTCGTGATGATCGGTGCCTTGGCGTGTTCAGCGACCTTGGCAA
This region includes:
- a CDS encoding iron chaperone, translating into MQTDCTEPRTIDEYISAFPQDVQQILEKIRITIQTAAPEAKETITYRIPTFTLGGSLVHFAAFKKHIGFYPTPTGIERFKKELSAFKGAKGSVKFPLNEPIPYALISEIVRFRVRENLERGNAGGQQKKDQAG
- a CDS encoding VOC family protein, which gives rise to MRMVVNIDVPELAPAIKFYCEALGLKLHRLLDEDVAELTGASSIIYLLASAPGSVPGRCIGAVRHYFRHWTPVHLDFVVDDIGESAKQAISAGARQESECVEWRGSQCITFSDPFGHGFCLIQFAGTAYSDGAS
- a CDS encoding isochorismatase family protein, with amino-acid sequence MQGLSRQPSEAASQVLLDPDDTVLLLLDHQTGLFQTVKDIPVAELRANTVVLAKVAEHAKAPIITTASEPNGPNGPLMPELATAAPSAKYVARKGEVSAWDNADFVKAVEATGRKTLVMAGVWTSVCVTFPALQAKADGYKVYAVIDASGDPSEMASRTTLARLTQAGIIPVTTNVVMGEFQRTWNRPDAAQWGALYNELVPNYRAASESYQRAQEAAKY